From the Leptospira biflexa serovar Patoc strain 'Patoc 1 (Paris)' genome, one window contains:
- a CDS encoding Spx/MgsR family RNA polymerase-binding regulatory protein → MSRSKLKVYEYSGCSTCRNALKYLNSKKIQFEQIPIRETPPSVSELKKAKQYLGDIKKLLNTSGKDYREGNWKEKLAKLSEDQIYKSLSENGNLVKRPFVVGDGWYLVGFKEEEWGERF, encoded by the coding sequence ATGAGTCGATCCAAACTGAAAGTTTACGAATATTCCGGCTGTAGCACATGCAGAAATGCGCTCAAATACTTAAATTCAAAAAAAATTCAATTTGAACAAATACCTATTCGGGAAACACCCCCATCTGTATCCGAACTTAAGAAAGCAAAACAATACTTAGGTGATATCAAAAAACTTTTGAATACTTCGGGAAAGGATTATAGGGAAGGAAATTGGAAGGAAAAATTGGCCAAACTCAGTGAAGACCAAATTTATAAATCCTTGTCGGAGAATGGAAACTTGGTCAAGCGACCATTTGTCGTAGGTGATGGTTGGTATTTGGTTGGATTTAAGGAAGAGGAATGGGGGGAAAGGTTTTAG